Proteins found in one Pelobacter seleniigenes DSM 18267 genomic segment:
- a CDS encoding sensor histidine kinase: MAGKMGLKIEILMTLILLISAALSLGGLLMLRGTGDKLIQQRIRNLNTLTSILDQAAGKLIVQAAEPRYLSELQDLINVACAESKCEAWWLYDYDLKPIDNYNPESILAISAARRQEAKLSKKRDIELVSTQQFGLFFDRAPKVLIALPLFHKNKFSGLLELHFSLKDIHVDLYDSARVLMVYVALYGIVLIGAGYYLFQRNIIKPARLMLQATEAVSRGDLELRLPTEGPYEISQIAKAYNHMVVALQSSQAETREHIAGLEKANQQLGQAREELIRSEKMSSIGQLAAGLAHELGNPLAAIIGYLELLKQQRQGTAEKEIIERSLNETARIDFLVRELLDFAKPDNSQHSDHIDFTVELRACLALLRHQGQLDRIEVVDRLPDALPLLAVNRQKIKQVFVNIILNGVQACDTGGVLELSGGEDGTDIWVTIEDNGAGISKDDLRRIFDPFFTTKSPGQGTGLGLTVCHRFVDEAGGRITVDSEVGCGTKFTIIFPLITSVEDAKNA, encoded by the coding sequence TTGGCCGGAAAAATGGGGTTGAAGATTGAAATCCTTATGACGTTGATTTTGCTGATCTCCGCGGCTCTTTCGCTGGGCGGCTTACTTATGCTGCGCGGGACTGGGGATAAACTTATTCAACAGCGGATCAGAAATTTAAATACGTTGACCAGTATTCTCGATCAAGCTGCGGGGAAACTTATCGTACAAGCTGCTGAGCCAAGATATTTATCTGAGCTTCAGGATCTTATTAACGTAGCATGTGCCGAAAGCAAATGTGAAGCCTGGTGGCTTTACGATTATGATCTGAAGCCAATCGACAATTATAACCCTGAATCCATATTGGCGATCAGTGCCGCTCGGCGACAGGAGGCTAAACTTTCGAAAAAACGGGATATCGAACTCGTATCAACACAGCAATTTGGATTGTTTTTTGATAGAGCTCCGAAGGTATTGATTGCCCTGCCATTATTCCATAAAAACAAATTTTCCGGACTGTTGGAACTGCATTTCAGCCTAAAAGATATCCATGTCGATCTTTATGATTCGGCACGGGTTCTGATGGTGTACGTTGCCTTATATGGAATTGTCCTGATAGGGGCCGGTTATTACCTTTTCCAGCGGAATATTATTAAACCGGCCCGGTTGATGCTGCAGGCTACGGAGGCGGTGAGCAGAGGAGATCTTGAGCTTCGTTTGCCGACCGAAGGACCTTATGAAATCTCACAAATAGCTAAGGCTTACAACCATATGGTGGTCGCACTTCAATCGAGTCAGGCGGAGACCCGGGAGCATATTGCCGGTTTGGAAAAAGCAAACCAGCAACTCGGGCAGGCGCGGGAAGAACTGATCCGTAGTGAAAAAATGTCCTCAATCGGACAGTTGGCTGCTGGGTTGGCACACGAATTAGGAAATCCTCTGGCAGCTATTATCGGTTATCTGGAACTTCTGAAACAGCAGCGTCAAGGAACAGCTGAAAAAGAGATCATTGAACGCTCTCTAAATGAAACCGCCCGGATCGATTTTTTGGTTCGGGAGCTGTTGGATTTTGCCAAGCCGGATAATAGTCAGCATTCAGACCATATCGATTTTACGGTTGAATTGCGCGCTTGCCTGGCTCTACTCCGTCATCAGGGCCAGCTTGACAGAATTGAGGTCGTTGATCGGTTGCCTGATGCATTGCCTTTATTGGCGGTGAACCGGCAAAAAATCAAACAAGTATTTGTCAACATTATCCTGAATGGGGTGCAAGCCTGTGACACTGGTGGGGTGCTGGAGTTGTCTGGGGGGGAAGATGGAACCGATATCTGGGTGACGATTGAGGATAACGGGGCAGGCATTTCCAAGGATGATTTAAGGCGAATCTTTGACCCGTTTTTTACGACCAAAAGTCCTGGCCAAGGGACCGGGTTGGGTTTAACTGTCTGTCATCGCTTTGTTGATGAAGCCGGTGGCAGGATCACTGTTGACTCAGAAGTCGGTTGTGGGACGAAGTTTACAATTATTTTTCCATTGATAACAAGTGTCGAGGATGCAAAAAATGCCTGA
- a CDS encoding ferredoxin, whose amino-acid sequence MPRIPYLDADACIGCETCTRICPKVFHMVSEHKAGIHNPCGDSEDKIEEAMDSCPVACITWQD is encoded by the coding sequence ATGCCCCGAATCCCCTACCTGGATGCCGATGCCTGCATCGGTTGTGAAACCTGCACCCGTATTTGCCCAAAAGTCTTCCACATGGTCTCGGAACACAAAGCCGGCATTCATAATCCGTGCGGAGACAGCGAAGACAAAATCGAAGAAGCCATGGACAGCTGTCCGGTTGCCTGTATCACCTGGCAGGACTGA
- a CDS encoding HD domain-containing protein translates to MTTAIKPPLILQKYCQDSPKAYRILLSHSRLVCRKALQIARRLQRQGLQIDLGFIAEAAMLHDIGIVMTDTPELGCHGSGPYIQHGVRGREILDSEGLPRHARVCERHVGVGLSVDAIVSQSLPLPARDMRPETLEEEIICYADLFYSKGKKNRDREKSPDEVRWKLLKYGKDNALIFDHWRKRFETDPGEHG, encoded by the coding sequence ATGACAACCGCCATCAAGCCGCCACTGATTCTACAGAAATACTGCCAGGACAGTCCAAAAGCGTATCGTATTCTTCTCAGCCACAGCCGCCTGGTTTGTCGCAAAGCATTGCAAATTGCCCGTCGCTTGCAACGGCAAGGGCTTCAGATAGACCTTGGATTCATCGCTGAAGCCGCCATGTTGCACGATATCGGCATCGTCATGACCGATACACCGGAGCTCGGTTGTCACGGCAGCGGCCCTTATATTCAACACGGGGTCCGTGGCCGGGAAATCCTCGACAGCGAAGGCCTGCCCCGCCACGCCAGGGTCTGTGAACGCCACGTCGGCGTCGGCCTGAGTGTAGATGCGATTGTGAGTCAGAGCCTTCCGCTGCCGGCTCGGGACATGCGTCCCGAAACTCTTGAGGAAGAAATCATCTGCTACGCCGATCTGTTTTACAGCAAAGGTAAAAAAAACCGCGACCGCGAAAAATCGCCGGACGAAGTCCGCTGGAAGCTGTTAAAATACGGAAAAGACAACGCTCTTATTTTTGATCACTGGAGAAAGCGCTTCGAAACGGATCCAGGCGAACATGGATAA
- a CDS encoding DedA family protein, with protein MDNWLEQVTAFLPDGNGYFWVIFLIAFSESLPLIGLLVPGSTLIVLAGFLVVHGKASLLPLISVSATGALLGDMLSFWLGLRYGSIFLRLQVFQKHHRLVSLSESFFVDHGGKSIFFARFLGPIRGITPFIAGLSGMTRRPFLIYAVISAILWGICYPGLGFFGGSSWQNAQSLSGRFGLLILLLLGLTVFHYWVKKRIK; from the coding sequence ATGGATAACTGGCTAGAACAGGTAACTGCTTTTCTGCCGGATGGCAATGGATACTTCTGGGTGATCTTCCTGATCGCCTTCAGCGAATCATTGCCGCTGATCGGGCTGCTGGTTCCGGGCAGCACTCTCATCGTTCTCGCCGGCTTTCTGGTCGTGCATGGGAAAGCCAGCCTGCTCCCTCTTATTTCAGTTAGCGCGACCGGCGCATTACTGGGCGATATGCTCAGTTTTTGGTTGGGCCTCCGTTATGGTTCGATCTTCCTCCGCTTGCAGGTCTTTCAAAAACACCACAGGTTGGTCAGCCTGTCCGAATCATTTTTTGTTGACCATGGAGGCAAAAGTATCTTTTTCGCCCGTTTTCTCGGCCCGATCAGAGGAATCACTCCGTTTATCGCCGGGCTGTCAGGAATGACCCGTCGCCCATTCTTGATTTATGCGGTCATCAGCGCAATCTTGTGGGGTATCTGCTACCCGGGACTGGGTTTTTTCGGTGGCAGCAGCTGGCAAAATGCGCAAAGCCTGAGTGGTCGTTTCGGCCTGCTCATCCTGCTGCTTTTAGGTCTGACAGTTTTCCATTACTGGGTCAAAAAAAGAATAAAATAA